One window from the genome of Thermococcus siculi encodes:
- a CDS encoding DUF4870 domain-containing protein has product MAEVPPEEPKKTSLGMDENIEGLLTYVLGALTGIIFLILEKESDFVRFHAMQSTILFIGLWILQIILGAIFGPLGTLVALIEIVVWIVGMLKAYQGERYKFPIVGDLAEQWVEKV; this is encoded by the coding sequence ATGGCGGAAGTTCCACCTGAAGAACCAAAGAAAACGTCCCTTGGTATGGACGAGAACATTGAAGGCCTTCTCACCTATGTCCTCGGTGCCCTGACCGGGATAATATTCCTCATCCTCGAGAAGGAGAGCGATTTCGTCCGTTTCCACGCGATGCAGTCAACGATCCTCTTCATAGGGCTGTGGATCCTTCAGATAATCCTTGGAGCGATATTCGGACCACTTGGGACGCTCGTAGCCCTGATCGAGATCGTCGTATGGATCGTCGGCATGCTCAAGGCCTACCAGGGCGAGCGCTACAAGTTCCCGATCGTCGGAGACCTCGCCGAGCAGTGGGTCGAGAAGGTCTGA